One Setaria italica strain Yugu1 chromosome II, Setaria_italica_v2.0, whole genome shotgun sequence DNA segment encodes these proteins:
- the LOC101759803 gene encoding heat stress transcription factor B-1 — MEAEAVAVAVAAAGQPATSKSGGGARAGGGPAPFLTKTHQMVEEPSTDEVISWAEQGRSFVVWKPVELARDLLPLHFKHCNFSSFVRQLNTYGFRKVVPDRWEFANENFRRGEQGLLSGIRRRKSTTPQSSKSGGSGAVNVAFPPPLPPAPPASATTSGGGNERSSSSASSPPRADLTSENEQLKKDNRTLATELAQARRQCEELLGFLSRFLDVRQLDLGMLMQEDVVRAAAGDAHQQCRSAVADQLECGGEEGKSVKLFGVLLKDAARKRGRCEEAAASERPIKMIRIGEPWVGVPSSGPGRFGGEN, encoded by the exons ATGGAGGCGGaagccgtggccgtggccgtggcggcggcggggcagccgGCGACGTcgaagagcggcggcggggcgagggcgggcggcgggccggcgccgTTCCTGACCAAGACGCACCAGATGGTGGAGGAGCCGTCGACGGACGAGGTGATCTCGTGGGCGGAGCAGGGCCGCTCTTTCGTCGTGTGGAAGCCCGTGGAGCTGGCGCGCgacctcctcccgctccacttcAAGCACTGCAACTTCTCCTCCTTCGTCCGCCAACTCAACACCTAC GGTTTCCGGAAGGTGGTGCCTGACCGGTGGGAGTTCGCGAACGAGAACTTCCGGCGAGGCGAGCAAGGCCTCCTGTCCGGCATCCGTCGCCGCAAGTCCACCACGCCGCAGTCCTCCAagtccggcggcagcggcgccgtgAACGTCGCGttccctccgccgctgccgcccgcgcctcccgcgtcggccaccacgtccggcggcggcaacgaacgcagctcctcgtcggcgtcgtcgccgccgcgggccgACCTGACCAGCGAGAACGAGCAGCTCAAGAAGGACAACCGCACGCTGGCGACCGAGCTGGCGCAGGCGCGCCGGCAATGCGAGGAGCTCCTGGGCTTCCTCTCCCGCTTCCTCGACGTCCGGCAGCTCGACCTCGGGATGCTCATGCAGGAAGACGTGGTccgagcggcggccggggacgcGCACCAGCAGTGCCGCAGCGCGGTGGCCGACCAGCTGGagtgcggcggcgaggaggggaagAGCGTGAAGCTGTTCGGGGTGCTCCTCAAGGACGCCGCGAGGAAGAGGGGACGgtgcgaggaggcggcggccagcgagcGGCCAATCAAGATGATCAGGATCGGCGAGCCATGGGTCGGCGTGCCGTCGTCGGGCCCGGGCCGGTTCGGCGGTGAGAACTAA